In Candidatus Dependentiae bacterium, a single genomic region encodes these proteins:
- the uvrA gene encoding excinuclease ABC subunit UvrA, with translation MNEIKVVGAREHNLKNISVSIPKNSLVVITGPSGSGKSSLALDILFVEGKRRYMESLSSYARQFLGIAKKPDFDRIDGLCPAIAIEQKTVGHNPRSTVGTITEVYDYLRVLFARIGVPHCSLCSKEIKAYSASQVAQYVLASYGQKIVTIVAPVVQERKGEFKQELADFLAKGFYRFVIDGQLHKISHVNEIEALGLKKSYKHSIDVLLDSITIDQDDDCLSRVSEAVQKSFDFADGLCKIQVDDVSTLYSSKRMCLGCQVAFPELEPRFFSFNSPVGACQVCDGLGVEHEQENDGYELYMMRQVKACHQCLGQRLSRQALSVTIGGKNIFEVGDMPIDQAVLFLQNLQLSEFEAEIAISILKETTQRLQFLVNVGLSYLSLNRTARTLSGGEGQRIRLAKQVGCALSGVLYILDEPSIGLHQRDNDRLIETLKSLKDLGNSVIVVEHDIDTIKIADYVIDMGPAAGVHGGMVTACGTPQDLMNNPNSLTGKYLSGELEIKAPEIRRTTDKFLTLKHATKNNLQDVTVSFPLHVLCSISGVSGSGKSSLIFEELVPTLQKELDSFQKWQIFDKTKIDGLEHIENMVQIDQSPIGRTSRSNPATYIGIFNGIRELFAGLPDSKIRGYDVGQFSFNVAKGRCYKCHGDGIITVSMHFLPDVIMTCKACRGKRYSVETLQILYKGKNIADVLDMTAFEAKEFFSAHTVLVKRLQLLCDVGLDYLKLGQASTTLSGGEAQRIKLVNELAKRGQNTLYVLDEPTTGLHSHDIVKLLVVLNRLIDKGNSIIVIEHNLDVLKVSDFIIDLGPDGGFAGGQIVAQGTPEYVAQAANSYTGKYLKKHMAQAI, from the coding sequence ATGAATGAAATAAAAGTAGTTGGCGCAAGGGAACATAATCTTAAAAACATTTCGGTTTCTATTCCAAAAAATTCGTTAGTTGTTATTACTGGTCCTTCTGGATCTGGTAAAAGTTCACTAGCCTTAGACATTTTATTTGTTGAAGGTAAGCGTCGTTACATGGAATCACTTTCGTCTTATGCTCGTCAGTTTTTAGGGATAGCAAAAAAACCAGACTTTGATCGAATTGATGGGCTCTGTCCTGCTATTGCCATAGAACAAAAAACAGTGGGTCACAATCCTCGCTCTACGGTTGGAACCATTACAGAAGTTTATGATTATTTAAGGGTTCTTTTTGCAAGAATTGGAGTGCCGCATTGTAGCCTGTGCAGCAAAGAAATTAAAGCTTACAGTGCAAGCCAGGTTGCCCAATATGTTTTGGCCAGCTATGGACAAAAAATTGTGACAATTGTTGCTCCAGTTGTTCAAGAGCGCAAGGGTGAGTTTAAACAAGAACTTGCAGATTTCTTAGCAAAAGGCTTTTACAGATTTGTTATTGATGGTCAGCTGCATAAAATTTCTCATGTTAATGAGATTGAAGCCTTAGGGCTTAAAAAAAGTTATAAGCATTCCATTGACGTCCTACTCGATAGCATAACGATCGATCAAGATGACGATTGTCTATCTCGAGTCAGTGAAGCTGTTCAAAAAAGTTTTGATTTTGCAGATGGTCTTTGCAAAATACAAGTCGACGATGTTTCAACATTGTATTCATCAAAGCGCATGTGTTTAGGCTGCCAGGTTGCATTTCCAGAGCTTGAACCTAGATTCTTTTCTTTTAATTCTCCTGTTGGTGCATGTCAAGTCTGTGATGGTCTTGGTGTAGAGCATGAGCAAGAAAATGATGGATATGAACTTTATATGATGCGGCAGGTAAAAGCTTGTCATCAATGCTTGGGGCAAAGGCTCTCTAGGCAGGCGTTATCAGTTACCATTGGAGGCAAGAATATTTTTGAGGTTGGCGATATGCCAATCGATCAAGCGGTTTTGTTTTTGCAAAACTTACAATTATCTGAATTTGAAGCAGAGATTGCGATAAGTATTTTAAAAGAAACTACACAACGGTTACAGTTTTTGGTTAACGTTGGGCTTTCTTATTTGTCTTTAAATCGAACAGCTCGTACGCTTTCTGGCGGCGAAGGACAGCGCATTCGTTTAGCAAAACAAGTTGGCTGTGCGCTCAGCGGCGTTCTTTATATTTTAGACGAGCCAAGCATTGGCCTTCATCAGCGAGATAATGATCGGTTGATAGAGACTTTAAAATCATTAAAAGATCTTGGCAACTCTGTGATCGTGGTAGAACATGATATTGATACCATAAAAATAGCTGACTATGTTATTGATATGGGTCCTGCGGCAGGTGTGCATGGTGGAATGGTTACAGCTTGCGGAACGCCACAAGATCTTATGAACAACCCAAATTCGCTTACCGGGAAATATTTATCTGGAGAGCTTGAAATTAAGGCTCCAGAAATTAGACGAACGACGGATAAGTTTTTAACCCTAAAACATGCAACTAAAAATAATTTACAGGATGTAACAGTTTCATTTCCCTTGCATGTTTTATGCTCTATTTCAGGGGTTTCTGGTTCTGGAAAAAGTTCTTTGATCTTTGAAGAGCTTGTTCCAACTCTGCAAAAAGAGCTTGATTCATTTCAGAAATGGCAGATTTTTGACAAAACTAAGATTGATGGCCTTGAGCATATTGAAAACATGGTCCAAATTGATCAAAGCCCAATCGGAAGAACATCTCGCTCAAATCCAGCAACGTATATTGGAATTTTTAATGGTATTCGAGAACTCTTTGCTGGGCTGCCAGATAGTAAAATTCGTGGGTATGATGTTGGGCAATTTAGTTTTAACGTAGCAAAAGGGCGATGTTATAAGTGTCATGGAGATGGAATTATTACTGTTTCTATGCATTTCTTGCCTGATGTGATCATGACTTGCAAGGCTTGTCGCGGTAAGCGGTACAGTGTAGAGACTCTACAAATTTTATACAAAGGAAAAAATATTGCAGATGTGCTTGATATGACGGCATTTGAAGCAAAAGAATTTTTTAGTGCACATACTGTTTTAGTTAAAAGATTGCAGCTTCTTTGCGATGTTGGTCTGGATTATTTAAAACTTGGACAGGCGTCAACAACTCTTTCTGGCGGAGAGGCGCAACGAATCAAGCTTGTTAATGAGCTTGCAAAGCGTGGTCAAAATACCTTGTATGTTTTAGATGAGCCCACAACGGGTCTTCACTCGCATGACATTGTAAAATTGCTTGTTGTTTTAAATCGACTTATCGATAAAGGCAACTCAATTATCGTTATCGAGCATAATTTAGACGTGCTAAAAGTTTCAGATTTTATCATTGATCTTGGTCCAGATGGTGGATTTGCTGGTGGTCAGATAGTTGCGCAAGGGACTCCAGAATATGTTGCTCAGGCTGCTAATAGTTATACTGGAAAATATCTTAAAAAGCATATGGCTCAAGCTATTTAG
- a CDS encoding NfeD family protein has product MTHVWFLLTVSFIILELSNPGLFYFLSLAIGSACLFLLSFYDYANWFPLICLDIETQSIATQCIVFFATTLIALFLLHRYAKKSQKQKGSKAYLSNMYQLIGKTVEITSVDDFCELSGYGKVSNETWPIKLQVHQNLKSPQLKVGMLATITGVQGCHLQIVLIDHN; this is encoded by the coding sequence ATGACACATGTATGGTTTCTTCTAACTGTCTCTTTTATAATTCTAGAACTTTCTAACCCAGGTTTATTTTATTTCCTGTCTCTTGCGATAGGATCTGCCTGTCTGTTTTTATTAAGTTTTTATGATTATGCAAACTGGTTTCCATTAATTTGCTTAGACATTGAAACTCAAAGTATTGCTACTCAGTGTATAGTCTTTTTTGCGACAACCTTAATTGCTCTTTTTTTACTGCATCGATATGCAAAAAAAAGCCAAAAACAAAAAGGATCAAAGGCATACCTATCAAACATGTATCAACTCATTGGAAAAACAGTTGAAATTACATCAGTCGATGATTTTTGCGAATTGTCTGGATACGGAAAAGTAAGCAATGAAACATGGCCCATAAAGCTACAAGTTCATCAAAATCTAAAATCACCTCAACTCAAAGTAGGAATGCTTGCAACCATAACCGGTGTTCAAGGTTGCCACCTACAAATAGTCTTAATAGACCATAACTAA
- a CDS encoding SPFH/Band 7/PHB domain protein, which produces MLLFEVGIFFIVPLFLMVILLLKSTILVQQAETVIIERLGKFDRVLTPGLHLIVPFVDQKRYCLWTFLYFSQNKRYETFTRNFYRIDLREAVYEFPKQNVITKDNVMMEINALLYYQITDVKAAVYEVSNLPEAIEKITQTTLRNVIGSLDLDESLISRDQINTKLRIILDEATDKWGVKINRVELQEVNPPRDIQIAMEKQMRAERDRRAIILEAEGAKRSAILNAEGEKESQILKAQGQAESKIIAAEAEALSRLRFAEAEAKSLEVMKAAIPDIDPVQYLTALKYIQALPEMTKGSDNKLIIIPYEASGLANSVASIKKIFEEVK; this is translated from the coding sequence ATGTTGTTATTTGAAGTAGGAATTTTTTTTATTGTGCCTCTTTTTTTAATGGTAATTTTACTTTTAAAAAGCACTATCTTGGTACAACAAGCAGAAACAGTAATCATTGAAAGACTTGGTAAATTTGACAGAGTTTTGACACCTGGACTGCATTTAATTGTGCCGTTTGTGGATCAAAAACGTTATTGCCTTTGGACTTTTCTTTATTTTTCACAAAACAAACGATACGAAACATTTACTAGAAACTTCTATCGCATTGATTTAAGAGAAGCTGTGTATGAATTTCCAAAACAAAACGTAATTACAAAAGATAACGTTATGATGGAAATTAACGCACTACTTTATTATCAAATAACTGACGTGAAAGCTGCTGTGTACGAAGTGTCAAATCTTCCAGAAGCAATTGAAAAAATAACACAAACGACTCTTCGTAACGTTATTGGCTCACTTGATCTTGACGAATCGCTTATCTCTCGCGATCAAATCAACACAAAACTTCGCATCATCTTAGATGAAGCTACAGATAAATGGGGAGTTAAAATTAATCGTGTTGAGCTGCAAGAAGTTAACCCTCCTCGCGATATTCAAATCGCTATGGAAAAACAGATGCGAGCTGAGCGTGACCGTCGAGCAATTATTTTAGAAGCTGAAGGTGCAAAACGTTCTGCTATTTTAAATGCTGAAGGCGAAAAAGAATCACAAATTCTTAAAGCTCAAGGACAAGCGGAATCAAAAATAATTGCTGCAGAAGCTGAAGCTTTATCTAGACTTAGATTTGCTGAAGCTGAAGCAAAATCACTTGAAGTTATGAAAGCAGCTATTCCAGATATCGACCCTGTTCAATATTTGACCGCTCTTAAATACATTCAAGCTCTGCCAGAAATGACTAAAGGCTCTGATAATAAATTAATTATTATTCCTTATGAAGCTTCTGGACTTGCAAACTCTGTTGCTTCAATTAAAAAAATATTTGAAGAAGTAAAATAA